A region of Lycium barbarum isolate Lr01 chromosome 3, ASM1917538v2, whole genome shotgun sequence DNA encodes the following proteins:
- the LOC132633652 gene encoding uncharacterized protein LOC132633652, producing the protein MSQIDDKKETVTFRGVSHDEEGKTKVTKLETDTHNIETLKHIEKKLIDKGIHRKDRRPIDGIPLNKQSKSGHGGKFTWEGPRDVVDNILDDDVVPAALDENDPNYVDEEEEVSGVEGLVVGEVAVAKVADEGVARVDVVDRVLQENI; encoded by the coding sequence ATGAGTCAAATAGACGATAAAAAGGAAACAGTGACATTTCGAGGAGTAAGCCACGACGAAGAAGGCAAAACAAAGGTAACAAAACTCGAAACCGACACGCACAACATTGAAACCTTAAAACACATAGAAAAAAAACTCATAGACAAAGGCATACACAGAAAAGACCGTCGTCCAATAGATGGTATACCATTAAATAAGCAGTCGAAATCAGGACACGGTGGGAAATTCACATGGGAAGGACCAAGAGATGTGGTTGATAATATACTTGATGATGATGTCGTTCCAGCAGCTTTAGATGAAAATGATCCAAATTATGTTGATGAAGAGGAAGAAGTTAGTGGAGTTGAGGGTTTAGTTGTTGGAGAAGTTGCTGTTGCTAAGGTTGCTGATGAAGGTGTTGCTAGAGTTGATGTTGTTGATCGTGTTTTACAAGAAAATATATAA
- the LOC132634399 gene encoding uncharacterized protein LOC132634399 yields MRCLINEGMHVGNRLHSVVLVNEGFIRAQHEAEDLKGQLDAQSRETEKFKLILQEKEDQLNRLIAPPNLQSELEAAKTDNLRLKAELDDFVEKNCYIPRENANFATKLGEFEAPIAELRGELNSVKVDAEKAVEKSRQLEVERSIEKEKLRVFEEKAETRARISNELKGKLEEAIAANDRLQTELTSVNEVRITLIDMKSELEQKLKKTEANLNEALNDIVAAEARSTLLAEYERWKSPRMTLEHGEQGMENIPARILDARMIEYNAKKALEASSEDDSEETISENSGSSHTE; encoded by the exons ATGAGATGTCTCATAAACGAGGGGATGCATGTAGGCAACCGG TTGCATAGCGTTGTGCTCGTGAATGAAGGCTTCATCCGAGCCCAACACGAAGCAGAGGACTtgaagggccagctggatgctcaGAGCCGAGAAACCGAAAAGTTTAAGCTTATCTTGCAGGAAAAAGAGGACCAGCTGAACCGATTAATCGCTCCCCCGAACCTTCAATCCGAGCTTGAAGCAGCTAAAACTGATAACCTCCGTCTAAAGGCTGAACTCGATGATTTCGTAGAAaagaactgttatatccc CCGAGAGAAtgctaactttgctacaaaactcgGTGAGTTTGAGGCTCCTATCGCCGAACTTCGAGGTGAGCTTAACTCGGTCAAGGTTGATGCCGAGAAAGCGGTAGAAAAGTCTAGGCAGCTCGAAGTCGAGAGATCCATCGAGAAGGAGAAGCTGAGGGTTTTTGAAGAAAAGGCCGAGACTCGTGCCCGGATTAGTAATGAACTTAAAGGCAAGCTCGAGGAAGCTATTGCGGCCAATGATCGTCTCCAAACCGAGCTTACATCTGTCAATGAGGTTCGAATCACTCTAATTGACATGAAATCTGAGTTGGAGCAGAAGCTGAAGAAAACTGAGGCCAATCTAAATGAAGCCCTTAATGATATAGTGGCCGCCGAGGCTCGTTCTACGCTCTTGGCTGAGTATGAACGGTGGAAATCCCCGAGGATGACCCTCGAGCATGGTGAACAGGGTATGGAAAATATCCCGGCTCGCATACTTGATGCGAGGATGATCGAATATAATGCTAAGAAAGCTCTTGAGGCTAGCTCTGAAGACGATTCCGAGGAGACTATATCCGAGAACTCGGGTTCATCTCATACCGAGTAG